A part of Thermoanaerobacterales bacterium genomic DNA contains:
- a CDS encoding 30S ribosomal protein S2 codes for MAIVSMKQLLEAGVHFGHQTRRWNPTMAPYIFT; via the coding sequence GTGGCTATCGTTTCAATGAAGCAACTGCTTGAAGCCGGGGTGCATTTTGGCCACCAGACGCGGCGGTGGAATCCCACAATGGCCCCTTATATTTTCACG